Proteins co-encoded in one Flavobacterium sp. M31R6 genomic window:
- a CDS encoding LUD domain-containing protein: MNLFKKLFGSNDPSSDEARSGHSNRPNPDINSPLDEQFIYNFKKNGGKFLYCENLNEVKEQFENILEENDWFESEALCYEPKLHFLLDENKLTYGQNINPKFLLSSCENLVAEEGSILFSSNQIKQKKPNDLPTNIIILANTSQIVEGKSDGLSAIRKKYLTEYPTNITTIKYFEKAKEEDFTQYGSSAKNLYLLLLEDL; this comes from the coding sequence ATGAATCTTTTTAAAAAATTATTTGGTTCTAACGACCCCTCTTCAGATGAAGCTAGAAGCGGCCATTCAAACAGACCAAATCCAGATATTAATTCCCCTTTGGATGAGCAGTTTATCTATAATTTCAAAAAAAATGGGGGTAAATTTTTATACTGTGAAAACTTAAATGAAGTAAAAGAACAATTTGAAAATATACTTGAAGAAAACGATTGGTTTGAAAGTGAAGCTTTATGCTATGAACCTAAATTGCACTTTTTGCTAGATGAAAATAAACTCACTTACGGTCAAAACATAAATCCCAAATTTTTATTGTCGAGCTGTGAAAATCTAGTAGCCGAAGAAGGTTCCATTTTGTTTTCCTCAAATCAAATCAAACAAAAAAAACCTAATGATTTACCCACTAACATCATTATTTTAGCCAATACTAGCCAGATAGTAGAAGGAAAAAGTGATGGCCTTAGTGCTATTAGAAAAAAATACTTGACAGAATACCCAACAAATATCACAACAATAAAATATTTTGAAAAAGCAAAAGAGGAAGATTTTACTCAATACGGAAGCTCAGCCAAAAATTTATATTTATTGCTTTTAGAAGATCTTTAA
- the rsfS gene encoding ribosome silencing factor, producing MAKKTINNDVLLANIIKGIEEVKGSDIDILDLREIDTAVCDYFVICNGNSNTQVNAIVNSIQKTVSKDLKDKPWHVEGSDVAEWVLMDYVHIVVHVFQKHIREYYNIESLWGDAKITKIENKY from the coding sequence ATGGCGAAAAAGACTATAAACAATGATGTTCTGTTGGCGAACATTATAAAAGGAATAGAAGAAGTAAAAGGAAGTGATATCGATATTTTAGATTTAAGAGAAATAGACACCGCAGTTTGTGACTATTTTGTTATTTGCAATGGTAACTCAAACACTCAAGTGAATGCCATTGTGAACTCTATTCAAAAAACAGTTTCTAAAGATTTAAAAGACAAACCTTGGCATGTTGAAGGTTCTGATGTAGCAGAATGGGTTTTGATGGATTATGTACACATCGTAGTACATGTATTCCAAAAACACATCCGTGAATACTACAACATCGAAAGTCTTTGGGGTGATGCCAAAATCACTAAAATCGAAAACAAATATTAA
- a CDS encoding phosphatidylserine decarboxylase family protein, with translation MFHKEGTQSILFGTIFTAIVCLVSDRFIQTEWIKMTIEIAALLLLIIILQFFRNPKRTVEINENHIIAPVDGKVVVIEEVFETEYFKDKRIQVSIFMSPINVHVTRYALSGIVKFSKYHPGKFLVAWHPKASEENERTTVVVENKTFGAILYRQIAGALARRIVNYAQEGMQVVQGTDAGFIKFGSRVDIFLPIGTPINVVLDQKAIGGKTIIAIKP, from the coding sequence ATGTTTCATAAAGAAGGAACTCAAAGTATTTTATTTGGCACTATTTTTACTGCCATCGTTTGTTTAGTATCAGATCGTTTTATTCAAACAGAATGGATTAAAATGACCATTGAAATAGCTGCTCTATTGCTATTAATCATCATTTTGCAATTTTTCAGAAATCCAAAACGAACAGTAGAAATAAATGAGAACCATATTATTGCTCCAGTAGATGGAAAAGTTGTTGTTATAGAAGAGGTATTTGAAACTGAATATTTCAAAGACAAAAGAATTCAGGTTTCTATATTTATGTCTCCTATAAATGTTCACGTTACGCGTTATGCTCTAAGTGGTATTGTAAAATTCAGCAAATACCATCCCGGTAAATTTCTTGTAGCTTGGCATCCAAAAGCAAGTGAAGAAAACGAAAGAACCACAGTTGTTGTTGAAAATAAAACATTTGGTGCGATATTGTATCGTCAAATTGCCGGTGCTTTAGCCAGACGTATTGTAAATTATGCCCAAGAAGGAATGCAAGTAGTACAAGGTACCGATGCTGGTTTTATTAAATTTGGTTCAAGAGTAGATATATTTTTACCAATAGGTACTCCAATTAATGTGGTACTTGACCAAAAAGCAATTGGAGGAAAAACTATAATTGCAATTAAACCTTAA
- a CDS encoding phosphatidate cytidylyltransferase, with product MNETLKRSISGAIYILLLIASIQYSIETFFILFGVFLLIAVMEFCNLVHLNKIAPIAIALIFYLFFYKIAVAAKVDGIFYILRYSKNFDLAVLFLSLVVSLKCIVFLFDNKNLKVDTFSKFAYLIGYIVLPFIIITKIPFGIKGYNPNILISIFILIWTNDTFAYLVGKTFGKHKLFERISPKKTIEGFLGGIGFALIASYFISKYFLMLPEKNTYIWIIIALIVGIFGTIGDLVESKFKRISEKKDSGNIMPGHGGILDRLDSVIFVAPIIFLFYQILSYVS from the coding sequence ATGAATGAAACACTAAAAAGGTCAATATCTGGAGCTATTTACATTTTATTATTAATAGCTTCAATACAATACTCTATAGAAACTTTTTTCATTCTATTTGGAGTTTTTTTATTGATAGCGGTAATGGAATTTTGCAATTTAGTTCACTTAAACAAAATTGCCCCTATTGCAATTGCCCTTATATTTTACTTGTTTTTTTATAAAATTGCTGTAGCTGCAAAGGTAGACGGCATTTTTTATATATTACGCTACAGCAAAAATTTTGATTTGGCTGTACTTTTTTTATCACTAGTTGTTTCCTTAAAATGTATCGTATTTCTATTTGATAATAAAAATTTAAAAGTAGATACTTTTTCAAAATTTGCTTACCTAATTGGATATATTGTCTTACCATTTATTATAATTACAAAAATACCTTTTGGAATAAAAGGCTATAATCCAAACATCCTAATCAGTATTTTTATTTTAATATGGACCAATGACACTTTTGCCTATTTAGTTGGTAAAACTTTTGGTAAGCATAAATTATTTGAAAGAATTTCCCCTAAAAAAACCATCGAAGGCTTTTTGGGTGGAATTGGATTTGCATTAATTGCCAGTTATTTTATATCAAAATATTTTTTGATGCTCCCTGAAAAAAACACTTACATTTGGATCATAATTGCCTTAATAGTAGGTATTTTTGGAACAATAGGGGATTTAGTAGAATCCAAATTCAAACGAATTTCAGAAAAAAAAGATAGTGGAAACATAATGCCTGGCCATGGAGGCATCCTAGATCGACTAGATAGTGTTATCTTTGTAGCACCAATAATATTTTTATTTTATCAAATTTTAAGTTATGTTTCATAA
- the ftsH gene encoding ATP-dependent zinc metalloprotease FtsH, which translates to MAKDNNPNSNKFKVSPWLVYTAILLIFLGISFVTGGSSFQEPAQLTSSKFNSYLEKGQIEKVIVYNKNEAEVYLNAKALSDPEHKKVSKDVLDRPNKGPHYSFDIGNDQIFQTKLEKAVAEGKLKDFNFLQKSNWTDLFVSLLPIIIIIGVWIFIMRKMSGGPGGGGGQIFNIGKSKAKLFDEKTDIKTTFKDVAGLEGAKEEIQEIVEFLKNPEKYTNLGGKIPKGALLVGPPGTGKTLLAKAVAGEAQVPFFSLSGSDFVEMFVGVGASRVRDLFKQAKEKSPAIIFIDEIDAVGRARGKSNMSGGNDERENTLNQLLTEMDGFGTNSNVIVLAATNRADVLDKALMRAGRFDRQIFVDLPDIRERAEIFLVHLAPLKKIEGLDTDFLAKQTPGFSGADIANVCNEAALIAARNNKEAVDKQDFLDAVDRIVGGLEKKNKIITPEEKRAIAIHEAGHATVSWMLEHAAPLIKVTIVPRGQSLGAAWYLPEERLIVRTDQMLDEMCATMGGRAAEKVTFDRISTGALSDLEKVTKQARAMVTVYGLNDKIGNVTYYDSSGQSEYSFSKPYSDETAKVIDKEISDLIESQYQRAIKILEDNKDKLEQLAAILIEKEVIFKDDLETIFGKRTFDKNLGEVVS; encoded by the coding sequence ATGGCTAAAGATAATAATCCAAATTCAAATAAATTTAAAGTAAGTCCTTGGTTAGTTTACACTGCAATACTATTAATTTTTCTAGGAATAAGTTTTGTAACTGGTGGATCTAGCTTTCAAGAGCCTGCTCAATTAACTTCTTCTAAATTTAATTCTTATTTAGAGAAAGGACAAATCGAAAAAGTAATTGTTTACAATAAAAATGAAGCTGAAGTTTATTTAAATGCGAAAGCTTTAAGTGATCCAGAACATAAAAAAGTATCAAAAGACGTACTGGACAGACCTAACAAAGGTCCTCATTATTCGTTTGACATTGGTAATGACCAAATTTTTCAAACCAAATTAGAAAAAGCAGTTGCTGAAGGAAAATTAAAAGATTTTAATTTTCTGCAAAAAAGCAACTGGACTGATCTTTTTGTAAGTCTGTTGCCAATAATCATCATCATTGGTGTTTGGATTTTTATTATGCGAAAAATGTCCGGTGGCCCAGGTGGCGGAGGCGGTCAAATTTTCAATATTGGAAAATCGAAAGCCAAGCTTTTTGATGAAAAAACAGATATTAAAACTACATTCAAAGATGTAGCAGGTTTAGAAGGTGCTAAAGAAGAGATACAAGAAATTGTAGAATTCCTTAAAAACCCTGAGAAATATACCAATCTAGGAGGTAAAATACCGAAAGGAGCTCTGCTTGTAGGACCTCCGGGAACTGGTAAAACATTATTGGCAAAAGCCGTTGCTGGTGAAGCTCAAGTACCTTTCTTCTCTTTATCTGGTTCAGATTTTGTTGAAATGTTTGTAGGTGTAGGTGCTTCAAGAGTACGTGATCTTTTTAAACAGGCCAAAGAAAAATCTCCGGCAATTATTTTTATCGATGAAATCGATGCTGTAGGTAGAGCTAGAGGAAAAAGCAATATGTCAGGTGGTAATGACGAAAGAGAAAACACATTAAACCAATTATTGACTGAAATGGATGGTTTTGGTACCAATTCAAATGTAATTGTTTTGGCTGCAACAAATAGAGCCGATGTTTTGGACAAGGCCTTAATGCGCGCAGGTCGTTTCGACAGACAAATTTTTGTTGACTTACCGGATATTCGTGAGAGAGCCGAAATATTCTTGGTACACCTTGCACCTTTGAAAAAAATTGAAGGATTGGATACCGACTTTTTAGCTAAACAGACCCCAGGTTTTTCTGGAGCTGATATTGCCAATGTTTGTAATGAAGCTGCATTAATTGCCGCAAGAAACAATAAAGAAGCTGTTGACAAACAAGACTTCTTAGATGCAGTTGACCGTATTGTAGGTGGACTTGAAAAGAAAAACAAAATAATTACTCCAGAAGAAAAAAGAGCCATCGCCATTCACGAAGCTGGACACGCCACAGTTAGCTGGATGCTTGAACATGCTGCCCCATTAATTAAAGTAACTATCGTTCCTCGTGGACAAAGTCTTGGTGCTGCTTGGTATCTACCAGAAGAACGTCTAATTGTTCGTACAGACCAGATGCTAGACGAAATGTGCGCTACAATGGGTGGTAGAGCTGCAGAAAAAGTGACTTTCGACAGAATATCAACAGGCGCTTTAAGTGATTTAGAAAAAGTTACAAAACAAGCTCGTGCTATGGTTACCGTTTACGGATTAAATGATAAAATTGGAAATGTTACCTACTACGATTCAAGCGGACAAAGTGAATACAGTTTTTCTAAACCTTATTCTGATGAAACAGCCAAAGTAATTGACAAAGAAATTTCAGATCTTATCGAAAGCCAATACCAAAGAGCAATAAAGATTTTAGAAGATAATAAAGATAAATTAGAGCAGCTAGCTGCAATCTTAATCGAAAAAGAAGTCATTTTCAAAGACGATTTAGAAACTATTTTTGGAAAAAGAACTTTTGACAAAAACTTAGGTGAAGTAGTATCGTAA